In a single window of the Chitinophagales bacterium genome:
- a CDS encoding SDR family NAD(P)-dependent oxidoreductase: MEHYFITGSSSGIGKAICEQLLERDNVRVVGISRSKTIEHPNYCHISLDLSKPEEIKKLEFNTLQEADKIVLLNNAGTLGDVKYLGDQDDDALIDGITLNLTAPAVLTQRFIRAYKDVAAEKVILNMGSGAAQSPYDGWSMYCATKAGLDMLTRVANLEQKIRKPEHPFIVRGVAPGIVGTDMQKHIRSLDKKDFSNLDKFIELYEQNALYGVNEVAEQFVILMDNASKVEDVIVRISLEE; the protein is encoded by the coding sequence ATGGAACATTATTTTATTACCGGAAGCTCATCAGGAATAGGAAAAGCCATTTGCGAGCAATTGTTGGAACGCGATAATGTAAGAGTAGTGGGTATTTCGCGCAGCAAAACCATCGAGCACCCCAACTACTGTCATATTTCCCTGGACCTCAGCAAACCCGAAGAGATCAAAAAACTGGAGTTCAACACACTGCAAGAGGCAGATAAAATCGTATTGCTCAACAATGCCGGAACCCTGGGCGATGTAAAGTACCTGGGCGACCAGGACGATGATGCACTGATTGACGGAATAACCCTGAACCTCACAGCTCCGGCAGTGCTTACACAGCGATTTATAAGGGCCTATAAAGATGTAGCAGCAGAAAAAGTGATTCTGAACATGGGATCGGGAGCCGCCCAAAGCCCCTACGATGGCTGGAGTATGTACTGCGCCACCAAAGCCGGACTCGATATGCTTACCCGCGTGGCAAACCTTGAGCAGAAGATCAGAAAGCCCGAGCATCCATTTATTGTCAGGGGTGTGGCACCCGGAATCGTGGGCACCGATATGCAAAAGCACATCCGCTCACTCGATAAAAAGGATTTCAGCAACCTCGACAAGTTCATTGAGCTCTACGAACAAAATGCCCTTTACGGAGTAAATGAAGTTGCCGAGCAATTTGTCATCCTGATGGACAACGCCTCAAAAGTAGAGGATGTGATCGTTAGGATCAGTTTGGAGGAGTAG
- a CDS encoding dicarboxylate/amino acid:cation symporter, with protein sequence MALHWKIIIGLIAGICWALFSSWVGLSEFTIKWIDPFGTIFINLLKMIAVPLILFSIISGISGLPDTSQLGRMGMKTIVAYIGTTVLAVSTGLLLVNTFQPGKSIDQDQRIDNRIMYELWAAEENIEVLDGTCMLCDDKYSEKTKRIRASGAYAEMEDDVKKRMETAESGKEAGPLKFLVDMVPGNIFQALGTNTLMLQVIFFALFFGITLSFIPKDKAAPVIAFVDGANAVFLKMVDFIMQAAPFFVFALLAGVVSKMAGDNPAAVLEIFKGLSWYSLIVVLGLGMLIFVFYPLFISIWAKSISYFDFLKGISSAQTLAFSTSSSAATLPVTMECVEDNLGVSRQVSSFVLPIGATLNMDGTSLYQAVAVVFLAQMHMVDLSLGQQLTIVLTATLASIGSAAVPSAGLVMLIIVLQSVGLNPAWIAIIFPVDRILDMCRTTANVTGDATISTLIAQSEGQFNPKTNRQTNQ encoded by the coding sequence ATGGCTTTACACTGGAAAATAATAATCGGACTGATAGCCGGAATCTGCTGGGCGCTTTTCTCAAGTTGGGTGGGGCTGAGCGAGTTTACCATCAAATGGATCGACCCCTTTGGCACTATTTTCATCAATCTCCTGAAAATGATTGCCGTACCGCTGATTCTCTTTTCTATTATCAGCGGTATTTCCGGCTTGCCCGATACTTCCCAATTGGGGCGGATGGGCATGAAAACCATCGTGGCATATATTGGTACAACCGTCTTGGCTGTCTCAACCGGTCTTTTACTGGTCAATACCTTTCAACCCGGCAAAAGCATAGACCAAGACCAAAGGATTGACAACAGGATCATGTATGAGCTGTGGGCAGCCGAAGAAAACATTGAAGTACTTGACGGCACCTGCATGCTCTGTGATGACAAATATTCAGAAAAGACCAAACGCATCAGGGCATCCGGTGCTTATGCCGAAATGGAAGACGATGTCAAAAAAAGGATGGAAACTGCCGAATCTGGAAAAGAAGCCGGTCCCTTAAAATTCCTGGTTGACATGGTTCCCGGCAATATCTTCCAGGCATTGGGCACAAATACACTTATGTTGCAGGTGATATTTTTCGCACTTTTCTTTGGCATCACCCTTAGTTTTATTCCCAAAGATAAAGCTGCGCCTGTCATTGCTTTTGTAGATGGCGCCAATGCTGTATTTCTGAAAATGGTCGATTTCATTATGCAGGCTGCGCCCTTTTTTGTGTTTGCATTGCTTGCAGGAGTGGTCTCCAAAATGGCGGGCGATAACCCCGCAGCCGTTCTGGAGATTTTCAAAGGCCTGAGCTGGTATTCGCTCATCGTAGTCCTGGGACTGGGCATGTTGATCTTTGTTTTTTACCCGCTTTTTATCAGCATTTGGGCCAAAAGCATTTCCTATTTTGATTTTCTTAAAGGCATCAGTTCTGCACAAACACTGGCATTTTCCACCAGTTCAAGTGCCGCAACACTGCCCGTAACCATGGAATGTGTGGAGGATAATTTGGGCGTTTCACGACAAGTCAGCAGTTTTGTACTGCCGATTGGTGCCACCCTGAATATGGACGGCACCAGTCTTTACCAGGCTGTGGCAGTGGTTTTCCTGGCGCAAATGCACATGGTTGATCTCAGTCTCGGACAGCAATTGACCATAGTGCTTACAGCCACATTGGCCAGTATTGGCTCTGCTGCCGTGCCCAGCGCAGGCCTGGTAATGCTCATTATAGTATTGCAATCGGTGGGGCTCAATCCTGCATGGATCGCCATTATTTTCCCGGTAGATCGCATTTTGGACATGTGCCGCACTACCGCAAATGTAACGGGCGATGCAACGATAAGTACATTGATTGCCCAGTCCGAAGGACAATTCAATCCGAAAACAAACAGACAAACAAATCAATAA
- the aroC gene encoding chorismate synthase yields the protein MPGNSFGEIFRITTFGESHGAMMGVVIDGCPAGLEIDTDFINTEMQRRKPGQSNITTQRKEDDSIEIVSGVFEGKSTGTPIAILIPNNNAKPRDYEHIKESYRPSHADFTFQEKYGIRDYRGGGRASARETACRVAAGAIAKQFLRKSGIKINAYVSAVGNIKVQKHYSQLDLSLTENNKLRCPDQSTAGEMEVLIKSIRKSGNTVGGVVTGIVQGCPTGLGEPVFDKLHADLGKAMLSINAVKGFEYGSGFEGSKMCGSDHNDTFVEKDGKISTKSNFSGGIQGGISNGMDIYFNVAFKPVATLMQDQQSVNKEGKTVKVEGKGRHDPCVVPRAVPIVEAMTALVLADHLLRNQSSKIK from the coding sequence ATGCCGGGAAACAGTTTCGGAGAAATATTCAGAATCACCACTTTTGGTGAATCCCACGGGGCAATGATGGGCGTGGTCATAGATGGCTGCCCGGCAGGACTGGAAATAGACACTGACTTTATCAATACAGAAATGCAAAGGCGCAAGCCCGGCCAATCCAATATTACAACCCAACGAAAAGAAGACGATAGTATAGAAATTGTATCCGGTGTATTTGAGGGCAAAAGCACCGGGACACCCATTGCCATCCTGATTCCAAACAATAATGCCAAGCCCAGGGATTACGAACACATCAAGGAAAGTTATAGGCCTTCCCATGCAGATTTTACTTTTCAGGAAAAATACGGCATTCGCGACTATCGGGGCGGAGGACGGGCTTCTGCCAGGGAAACCGCTTGTCGAGTGGCAGCAGGAGCCATTGCAAAGCAATTTTTAAGAAAATCAGGAATAAAGATCAATGCCTATGTAAGTGCCGTTGGGAATATCAAAGTGCAAAAGCATTATTCCCAACTCGACCTTTCACTAACTGAAAACAACAAGCTGCGCTGCCCGGATCAATCCACTGCCGGGGAAATGGAAGTACTGATCAAAAGCATCAGAAAATCGGGCAATACAGTAGGCGGAGTTGTTACCGGAATTGTACAGGGCTGCCCCACAGGTCTTGGTGAACCTGTATTTGATAAATTGCATGCCGACCTGGGAAAAGCCATGCTCAGTATCAATGCGGTAAAAGGTTTTGAATACGGATCGGGATTTGAAGGCAGTAAAATGTGCGGCTCCGATCACAATGATACCTTTGTGGAAAAAGACGGAAAGATTTCTACCAAAAGTAATTTTAGTGGTGGCATACAGGGCGGCATTTCCAATGGCATGGACATCTATTTCAATGTAGCCTTTAAGCCAGTAGCTACTTTAATGCAGGACCAGCAAAGTGTAAACAAAGAAGGCAAAACTGTAAAAGTGGAAGGCAAAGGCCGGCACGATCCATGTGTAGTGCCACGGGCAGTGCCCATTGTGGAAGCCATGACAGCCCTGGTGCTCGCTGATCATTTATTGCGGAACCAAAGTTCAAAAATAAAATAG
- a CDS encoding tetratricopeptide repeat protein has product MIKLKQFTFIIFLSLLNLQLVGQENQGQLDVLNQKIEKGNPTSELYFKRAEIYNEQDNFDKASADYLKIIDNYNSGEDKDADLASKAYYHLAHGYMNINNDESNALKHAVKGLDIDPDHKGLLSIKAEILYGMGQNKKAFEIYESLISEHPDDIEILTAYAQKAESHNPAKAKELYEKILTVDASNNEALYFLGMHYAKLSNRMYQKGDDKKLVHEKLRSGLGYLEKYQKQNPDDEQIILNIITFYRFLGEEEKADKLSEQTNSGQ; this is encoded by the coding sequence ATGATAAAATTGAAACAATTTACTTTCATAATTTTTCTCTCCCTTTTAAACTTGCAGCTTGTTGGGCAAGAAAATCAAGGGCAATTGGATGTCTTAAATCAAAAAATTGAAAAAGGAAATCCTACATCTGAGCTCTATTTTAAAAGAGCTGAAATATACAATGAGCAGGACAATTTTGATAAAGCAAGTGCTGATTATCTAAAAATAATAGATAATTACAATTCAGGAGAAGACAAAGATGCTGATCTGGCTTCAAAAGCCTATTACCATTTAGCTCATGGCTATATGAATATAAATAACGATGAAAGTAACGCCCTTAAACATGCTGTCAAAGGATTGGACATAGATCCCGACCACAAAGGATTACTCAGTATAAAAGCTGAAATACTCTATGGTATGGGTCAAAACAAAAAAGCCTTTGAAATTTATGAATCACTTATATCTGAGCATCCTGACGACATAGAAATTTTAACAGCTTATGCTCAAAAGGCTGAAAGTCACAATCCTGCAAAAGCCAAAGAATTATACGAAAAAATATTAACTGTTGATGCTTCAAATAATGAGGCACTATATTTTCTCGGAATGCATTATGCAAAGCTTTCAAATAGAATGTATCAGAAAGGAGATGACAAAAAACTTGTGCACGAAAAATTGCGGTCAGGTTTGGGATATCTTGAAAAATACCAGAAGCAAAATCCTGATGATGAACAGATTATCTTAAATATCATAACTTTTTACCGTTTTCTTGGAGAGGAGGAGAAAGCTGATAAACTCAGTGAGCAAACTAATTCCGGTCAATAG
- a CDS encoding T9SS type A sorting domain-containing protein, which produces MNRTFTIFILLFPFFCSATGVIENTFGSVNCYDEGTSVVVLDSGTYLVSGSYLNVNSSNWQSKLYYLDDNLDSTSTIDQAPVNGYSRKCSDGNLFFWGGNTAGFNYDSIQISKTNVQGQLIWKNSYRIACKNTVTDLREDADGNILISGFYSKSGCNLPVYNAFIAKLNSSGQMLWIEKIDGGKNDQLHQLSIDHNGNIVSAGWSNSFNNRGDTDFFLVMYGSNGNELFSKSLDYETQDYAYGLTTDDSGNIYISGYSNDVELLKFNLKGNKVFQQSYFSACGGSNFRIQKSEHNTLLMLGSEEIDNTCMSFFMETDMQGNVLWKKNWNARLRNFEVIQSGSYILTGYKNHLPEVYVVKFDSITLQAPIGEIGDADSFSFDPNSDNPDELEDVETNIGTIEEEEFKLNLYPNPFSNNLYVKWSSHKEVEQVIVYTMTGQILGQYNINATQKILNIDASTWVSGTYIIYTELENGEIFTEKVQKF; this is translated from the coding sequence ATGAACCGAACCTTTACAATATTCATTTTATTGTTCCCTTTTTTTTGCAGTGCTACTGGCGTGATAGAAAACACTTTTGGTAGTGTGAATTGTTACGATGAAGGAACAAGTGTAGTTGTGTTGGATTCCGGTACTTACCTCGTGTCCGGCTCTTATTTGAATGTAAATTCCAGCAATTGGCAATCAAAACTGTATTATCTGGATGATAATTTAGACAGTACTTCTACAATTGATCAAGCCCCTGTTAATGGCTACAGTAGAAAATGCTCAGATGGCAATTTGTTTTTTTGGGGAGGAAATACAGCTGGGTTCAATTATGATTCTATACAAATTTCTAAAACCAATGTTCAGGGACAATTGATCTGGAAAAACAGCTATAGGATTGCTTGCAAAAACACAGTTACGGATCTAAGGGAAGATGCTGATGGGAATATCCTTATTTCAGGATTTTATTCAAAGTCGGGCTGTAACTTACCAGTTTACAATGCGTTTATTGCAAAATTGAATTCAAGCGGACAAATGCTTTGGATCGAAAAAATTGATGGGGGAAAGAATGATCAGTTGCATCAGTTGTCAATAGATCACAATGGGAATATAGTTTCTGCAGGCTGGAGCAATTCTTTTAACAACAGGGGAGATACTGATTTTTTCCTGGTAATGTATGGAAGCAATGGCAATGAATTGTTTAGCAAATCACTTGATTATGAAACACAGGATTATGCTTACGGCCTGACCACTGACGATTCTGGGAATATTTATATTAGTGGATACTCGAATGATGTTGAACTCCTAAAATTCAATTTAAAAGGAAATAAAGTTTTTCAGCAAAGTTACTTTAGTGCTTGTGGTGGAAGCAATTTCAGAATTCAAAAAAGCGAGCATAATACTTTGTTAATGTTGGGTTCTGAAGAAATTGACAATACTTGCATGTCCTTTTTTATGGAAACAGATATGCAGGGGAATGTATTGTGGAAAAAGAACTGGAATGCTAGATTAAGAAATTTTGAAGTTATCCAAAGTGGCAGCTATATACTTACAGGCTATAAAAATCACTTACCCGAAGTTTATGTTGTGAAATTTGATTCTATTACTCTGCAGGCACCAATTGGAGAAATAGGAGATGCCGATAGTTTTTCATTTGATCCGAATTCTGATAATCCTGATGAATTAGAAGATGTTGAGACCAATATTGGTACAATTGAAGAAGAAGAATTTAAACTCAATTTATATCCCAATCCATTCTCAAACAATCTATATGTGAAATGGTCTTCTCATAAAGAAGTAGAACAGGTAATTGTTTACACTATGACAGGGCAGATACTTGGGCAATACAATATAAATGCAACTCAAAAGATTCTGAATATTGATGCAAGTACCTGGGTGAGTGGCACCTATATTATATATACCGAACTTGAAAATGGTGAGATTTTCACTGAAAAGGTTCAGAAATTTTGA
- a CDS encoding T9SS type A sorting domain-containing protein: MRIFSLFIIHVIILASVNALNAQVLNEKVLSELHYCEQGATYISNYPFEHDKYIVVLNSDCNNMPHNYTNVKSMVALLDENFDTTGWAYTSFENLWFSDYGDPVNNSFFIVASNTDVTIQDSLYVGNLAHHSNNLVNSYSSFKPSQCNFEASDYYSGPESNIVAVNYKQGNCSNYKEASITCIDYNYNIKWQYKYEGAKNDEIMSIKRLDNKNLLALGHSNTKFTNTNLFLLNLDSNGMYLEAYMLPDSINQSYANALEIDDDGNVYLAWNQNNQLYLSKLNADLEEQWEIPLNTYGLNNVVLKYSKIDNSLLLISNGIDPFTMEFEQLVHKIKVDGSIVWKRTFNERIADFLFKFDGSMLFYADDNASNHTKIIHFDSTFAYYPPIDSSFNPDSDSSDIDTTEMVGISDIGQKQAEVKIFPNPFSERFSIVSKDQKISSYSIYNLMGQVVLKEELNANNKSISFDKQVSGTYILQIELEDGNVKTEKIVYRN, encoded by the coding sequence ATGAGAATATTTTCGCTATTTATTATACATGTTATTATCCTTGCAAGCGTGAATGCTTTAAATGCCCAGGTGCTTAATGAAAAAGTATTGTCTGAACTTCACTATTGTGAACAAGGTGCTACTTATATTTCAAACTATCCTTTTGAACATGATAAATATATTGTTGTATTAAATTCAGATTGCAATAATATGCCCCACAATTATACAAATGTAAAAAGTATGGTAGCACTATTAGATGAAAATTTTGATACTACTGGATGGGCATATACTTCCTTTGAAAATCTTTGGTTTTCTGATTATGGAGACCCTGTCAATAATAGTTTTTTTATAGTAGCCTCAAATACAGATGTGACTATACAAGACAGTTTATATGTTGGGAATTTAGCGCACCATTCAAATAATTTAGTCAACTCATATTCATCTTTTAAACCATCACAGTGCAACTTTGAAGCATCAGATTATTATTCTGGACCGGAGTCGAATATTGTTGCTGTAAATTACAAACAAGGCAACTGCAGTAATTATAAGGAGGCTTCTATTACCTGCATAGATTATAATTACAACATCAAATGGCAATATAAATATGAAGGTGCAAAGAATGACGAAATTATGTCTATCAAAAGACTGGATAATAAAAACTTGCTTGCACTTGGTCATTCTAATACAAAATTCACCAATACAAATTTGTTTTTACTGAATCTTGACAGCAATGGCATGTATCTGGAAGCTTATATGCTGCCGGATTCTATCAATCAAAGTTATGCCAATGCCCTGGAAATTGATGATGATGGAAATGTATATTTGGCCTGGAATCAAAACAATCAATTGTATTTAAGTAAGTTGAATGCTGATTTAGAGGAGCAATGGGAAATACCCCTGAATACCTATGGCTTAAACAATGTTGTTTTAAAATATTCAAAAATTGATAACAGTCTGTTGTTGATCAGTAATGGCATTGATCCCTTTACAATGGAATTTGAACAACTGGTGCACAAAATCAAAGTGGATGGCAGCATTGTCTGGAAGCGAACTTTTAATGAGCGCATTGCTGATTTTTTATTCAAATTTGATGGCTCCATGCTTTTTTATGCAGATGACAATGCTTCAAACCACACCAAGATTATTCACTTTGATTCTACCTTTGCCTATTATCCTCCTATAGATTCTTCATTTAATCCTGATTCTGACAGTTCTGATATTGATACTACAGAAATGGTGGGTATTAGTGATATTGGGCAAAAGCAAGCTGAAGTAAAAATCTTCCCCAACCCCTTTTCAGAGCGTTTTTCAATTGTTTCTAAAGATCAGAAGATCAGTAGCTACAGTATTTATAATTTAATGGGGCAAGTTGTACTTAAGGAAGAATTGAATGCAAATAATAAAAGCATTTCCTTTGACAAGCAGGTGTCGGGCACTTATATTCTGCAAATAGAACTGGAAGATGGAAATGTGAAAACGGAAAAAATAGTATATAGAAATTAG
- a CDS encoding hemolysin III family protein produces the protein MQNLKKSTFGEELANSITHGIGAVFSIIGFFFLMHYTAEQPGSKRISAALIYGISLILLYLASTLYHSIPHYKVKKVMRVFDHVSIYLLIAGSYTPFALLVLDNTLGDLILYIVWGVAIVGSVFKIFFTGKFDKLSTLLYIAMGWVAIIAFEPLLSNLPTPGMVLLATGGVLYTGGTVFYMWNKLKYNHAIWHLFVMGGSAAHFFAILFYVLPMSNLDTVC, from the coding sequence GTGCAAAATTTAAAAAAATCAACTTTCGGAGAAGAATTGGCCAATTCCATTACACATGGTATAGGTGCTGTTTTTAGTATAATTGGTTTCTTTTTCTTAATGCATTACACGGCAGAACAACCAGGTTCCAAGAGAATTTCAGCTGCATTGATTTACGGTATTTCGCTTATATTGCTCTACCTGGCTTCTACACTTTATCACAGTATTCCGCACTATAAGGTTAAGAAAGTCATGCGTGTTTTTGATCATGTATCTATTTATTTATTGATTGCAGGAAGCTATACGCCTTTTGCACTGCTGGTTTTGGACAATACACTGGGCGATTTGATTTTGTATATCGTTTGGGGAGTGGCTATTGTAGGCTCTGTTTTCAAAATATTCTTTACAGGAAAATTCGATAAACTATCTACCTTGTTATACATTGCTATGGGTTGGGTAGCTATTATTGCATTTGAACCTTTGCTGAGCAATCTTCCCACTCCCGGAATGGTGCTGTTGGCTACAGGAGGAGTGCTTTATACAGGCGGAACTGTTTTCTATATGTGGAATAAACTGAAATACAACCACGCCATCTGGCACCTGTTTGTTATGGGTGGAAGTGCAGCTCACTTTTTCGCCATTCTTTTCTATGTGCTTCCAATGAGTAATTTGGATACTGTTTGCTGA
- a CDS encoding type II toxin-antitoxin system RelE/ParE family toxin has protein sequence MKHYFKVRYNPQIYLDIQKTVDYYRRETGDDKLGIRFVKAINNALKKLRSTALLYQVRYDDIRFLPIHPFSIVAHFRVDKQKAIVIIEAIFHSSEDPDEWNSVKNK, from the coding sequence ATGAAGCACTACTTCAAAGTTCGGTATAATCCTCAGATATATCTCGATATACAAAAAACTGTAGATTATTATCGCAGAGAAACAGGTGACGATAAGCTAGGGATTCGCTTTGTAAAAGCAATAAATAATGCCTTAAAAAAATTGAGATCAACAGCTTTGCTTTACCAGGTTCGATATGACGACATTAGGTTTCTCCCAATTCACCCTTTCTCAATTGTAGCTCATTTTCGTGTGGATAAACAAAAAGCAATTGTTATTATAGAGGCAATCTTTCACAGCAGTGAAGATCCTGATGAATGGAATTCAGTAAAAAACAAATAA
- the mazG gene encoding nucleoside triphosphate pyrophosphohydrolase has translation MDSRAKAFLRLLDIMDDLREKCPWDRKQTMDSLSPLSIEETYELTDAILEKDMPGIKEEIGDLMLHLVFYAKIADEQKEFTITEVLNDLCDKLIRRHPHIYGDTKVDGEDQVKENWEQIKMKEKKGEKKSVLSGVPISLPALIKAYRMQDKAKQVGFEWDTIEQVWKKIEEEQAELKEAQANLNQAEIEAEFGDLLFAMVNLSRYLNIDPERALELTNKKFKRRFEFIESSAQKSGDQLKDMSLEEMDALWNEAKLGE, from the coding sequence ATGGACAGCCGGGCAAAAGCTTTTTTAAGATTATTAGACATAATGGACGACCTGAGGGAAAAATGCCCCTGGGATAGAAAACAAACCATGGATTCCCTGAGTCCGCTCAGTATTGAAGAGACCTACGAACTGACTGATGCTATCCTCGAAAAAGACATGCCAGGAATAAAGGAAGAAATTGGCGACCTAATGCTGCACTTGGTTTTTTATGCCAAAATAGCGGATGAGCAAAAAGAATTTACCATTACAGAAGTGCTGAATGATTTGTGCGATAAGTTGATTCGCAGGCATCCGCATATTTATGGCGATACTAAAGTTGATGGTGAAGATCAGGTGAAGGAAAACTGGGAACAGATAAAAATGAAGGAGAAAAAAGGGGAGAAAAAATCTGTTTTAAGCGGTGTGCCAATTTCCCTACCCGCATTGATCAAAGCATACAGAATGCAGGACAAAGCCAAACAAGTGGGCTTTGAATGGGATACCATAGAACAGGTATGGAAAAAAATAGAAGAAGAACAAGCCGAACTAAAAGAAGCGCAAGCTAATCTGAATCAAGCCGAAATAGAGGCCGAATTTGGCGACTTGCTGTTTGCAATGGTCAATCTCTCCCGCTATTTAAATATTGACCCTGAAAGAGCATTGGAGCTTACCAATAAAAAATTCAAAAGGCGATTTGAGTTTATTGAAAGTTCAGCTCAAAAATCAGGAGATCAATTGAAGGACATGAGTTTGGAGGAGATGGACGCACTTTGGAACGAGGCTAAATTGGGGGAGTAA
- a CDS encoding FAD:protein FMN transferase → MRLFYFIVLLSMLLACKQEKNADKYINISGHTMGTNYAIQYKDSLQRNFKTELDSLLKLVNRSMSTYDPKSVISTFNNSRASVFEVDSHFANVFEISKKLFALTDGYFNPTVFPLVKYWGFAGGAKPENPDSVIVDSLLRLCDFSALQLMDSSNSHFIYRSRENITLDFSAVAKGYGVDLLSQFLENNSIENYLIEIGGEVRFNGINPNNDKWSVGIDDPTSELENRKLIAILKDRNSAIATSGNYRNYYERKGKLYAHILNPRTGYSEQSSILSATVLAENCAEADALATALMINGKQLFDKISKDEVLKKSYKILLIESGENQLQPVFSNELEDNLNWLKE, encoded by the coding sequence ATGCGCCTATTCTATTTCATAGTTCTGCTCAGTATGCTTCTCGCCTGTAAGCAGGAGAAGAATGCAGATAAATACATCAATATCAGTGGACACACAATGGGAACCAACTACGCTATACAATACAAAGATAGCCTGCAACGCAATTTCAAAACAGAGCTGGATTCATTGCTGAAATTGGTAAATCGCTCCATGTCCACCTATGACCCGAAATCTGTCATCAGCACTTTTAACAATTCAAGGGCTTCTGTTTTTGAAGTTGATAGCCATTTCGCCAATGTATTTGAAATTTCCAAAAAATTGTTTGCTTTAACTGATGGCTATTTTAACCCTACTGTATTTCCCCTGGTAAAATACTGGGGCTTTGCAGGTGGAGCCAAACCTGAAAATCCCGATTCAGTTATTGTAGATTCACTGCTCCGGCTTTGTGATTTTAGTGCACTTCAATTAATGGATTCATCTAACAGTCATTTTATTTATCGCAGCAGGGAGAACATCACGCTCGATTTTAGTGCTGTGGCAAAAGGCTATGGGGTAGATTTGCTCAGTCAATTTCTAGAAAACAATTCAATTGAAAATTATCTAATAGAAATCGGTGGTGAAGTGCGCTTTAATGGGATCAACCCCAATAATGACAAATGGAGTGTGGGCATTGATGATCCCACATCGGAATTGGAAAACAGGAAACTTATTGCAATTTTAAAAGACAGAAATTCTGCCATTGCTACTTCTGGCAATTACCGGAATTATTACGAGCGAAAAGGAAAATTATATGCGCATATCCTAAATCCCAGAACTGGCTATTCAGAACAATCTTCGATTTTGAGCGCAACAGTTCTAGCTGAAAACTGTGCAGAAGCAGATGCCCTGGCCACTGCATTGATGATAAACGGAAAGCAGCTTTTTGATAAAATATCAAAAGACGAAGTGCTTAAAAAGTCCTATAAAATTTTATTGATAGAGTCGGGTGAAAATCAATTGCAACCCGTATTCAGCAATGAATTAGAGGATAATTTGAATTGGCTAAAAGAATAA